From Aedes albopictus strain Foshan chromosome 1, AalbF5, whole genome shotgun sequence, one genomic window encodes:
- the LOC115267411 gene encoding uncharacterized protein LOC115267411, with translation MAHPKQDVLNPESPRIVTNESSIKSGETHGEMYRKQLAQVLMLRLAREGKGFRLAYELTPADKFDDMVLYDKTAKQWIFLQSKHVDGKESKMDLNGLVPKTDQEEGDFSLYKYFCSYLKVRNKFEGRTNFVLFTNKKLDEILKTAENCFAIKDRDVAEYLRFSTEGATHKVITPNESTIRSIVEYANKDFYFLKDAIKELFDKGIIAEEVQKYQAFLIDILMESENGEIGFKDTFNDSLIIIAELYRKLEPDLHNFNPVDKPPEIDLKEAGYQSSDNLSVEGQDFEHLVDAIKSLFRNGIVSDYFNKYENLLAYILIKTRNDQLAFKETFNSDVVSKAELYRMLKAELSDMNKKVTTTQKLFVGNSRNEHHPVLLYAEESDVRQFFALLTLSAQQPDELEPFITDELCAWMRMWLRPDVLGKLTEDDEKNAVKDLDGYFDEMLKREQGNSKPYLDEQFVAQFYDRFRSKIIELHPELNDTNQIYINRVLFHHTDESQSVQASIVDATLKSEVDSSLRTWAAFDCDTSEYEFEMYEALTNRVYEKMTDSQFAADLNVKLSNFRCLILTADPGMGKSALLQYVALEHQKLKPGAVFLFYLNRLQDSESKPGCAKVLGNLSSALSKKNLLFLEKVLQGTADDHITMLFDGYDEVREKNRKKINKMFKKLLKSKRIQLIISVRNYKIRAMQRFFKKHKVNVGFFSLEPFNSKNITEYLAKSWMHSENCNTPKFISFSKFLVEKFYSLCRVPLMVKMMAKIYKQRFERFIETNMADEKAELSCLEKEIPDIVHIYEKFIEKCLQVAVDDALDGMGSVDSNKQIFDGFYLDHQLQAIGFLDVYDLEFVFKNPKYMTKRAEYSNCHLIQFENSILRKFVDGKALFSHHSYAEYFVATFLWGDFVYLKHIVKHVLHCSTEIRKFFIKIIENNFILFKSEIAQEMSFVSKDVVFWACECNAVELLKYSLSKKFYLKPKKTKMLHVAIENGSDKICSYLFDERKVHPDIKDDDGKASLHLAVIHGHRNLVQLLLRRGVDINVRSTDGWSALHYAVQHKRVAISKLLIDKGIDVNARDKHKWNALHIACDNGDADLANMLKQKGAQLDAKTIEDKTALDLAALKGYTEIVKILIENMEKCSMVCTAYQIAARSGHHTVLKALESKFPKLADDVDIVEMPIHIAARKGLLKKLEKLINGGSNVNALTKAKLTPLHLSASAGHRSAIKLLLDKGANINAVNGDNVTPLYLACQNGHKNVVKILIRKGANVNITTHAKRTALHACAAKGNRAIVKILLDKGVNVNAVDKNNVTALGLASQNGHKKVVKTLKRQQRRKDKTSKGQKVKRTKSRKVKKIFPL, from the coding sequence ATGGCACACCCAAAGCAGGATGTTTTAAATCCGGAATCTCCAAGAATTGTAACAAACGAAAGTAGCATTAAATCCGGCGAAACTCATGGCGAAATGTACCGAAAGCAACTAGCTCAAGTTCTGATGCTTAGGCTAGCACGAGAAGGAAAAGGTTTTCGCTTGGCTTACGAACTGACACCCGCGGATAAGTTTGACGACATGGTACTGTACGATAAGACAGCCAAGCAATGGATTTTCCTACAATCAAAACATGTCGACGGCAAAGAATCAAAGATGGATCTCAATGGATTGGTCCCAAAAACAGATCAGGAGGAAGGAGATTTCAGTTTGTACAAATATTTCTGCTCCTACCTAAAAGTTCGTAACAAATTCGAAGGCAGAACAAATTTCGTGCTGTTCACCAACAAGAAACTAGATGAAATATTAAAGACCGCAGAAAATTGCTTTGCAATCAAGGATCGAGATGTAGCCGAATATCTTCGCTTTTCGACAGAAGGAGCAACACACAAAGTTATTACCCCGAATGAATCGACAATTCGATCAATCGTGGAATACGCCAACAAAGATTTTTATTTCCTGAAGGACGCTATCAAGGAACTTTTCGACAAAGGTATCATTGCAGAAGAAGTGCAAAAATATCAAGCATTTTTGATTGACATTTTGATGGAATCGGAAAACGGTGAGATAGGATTTAAAGATACCTTCAACGACTCACTGATTATTATTGCTGAATTGTATAGAAAGCTTGAACCAGATCTACACAATTTCAACCCTGTTGATAAACCACCAGAAATCGACTTGAAAGAAGCGGGATATCAGTCATCGGATAACCTGTCAGTAGAAGGCCAGGATTTTGAGCACCTGGTGGACGCTATCAAAAGTCTTTTTCGGAACGGAATTGTTTCTGATTATTTTAATAAGTACGAGAATCTACTTGCTTATATTCTTATAAAAACAAGGAATGATCAGCTAGCATTCAAAGAAACATTTAATAGCGATGTAGTCAGTAAAGCTGAATTATATAGAATGTTGAAGGCTGAACTGAGTGACATGAATAAGAAGGTTACAACGACGCAGAAACTGTTCGTTGGAAATTCACGGAACGAACACCATCCAGTATTATTGTATGCGGAGGAATCTGATGTGAGGCAATTCTTTGCCCTACTCACACTATCAGCACAACAACCAGATGAATTGGAACCCTTCATCACCGACGAACTGTGCGCTTGGATGCGAATGTGGCTACGACCTGACGTTTTAGGTAAACTAACCGAAGACGACGAAAAAAATGCGGTGAAAGATTTGGATGGTTATTTCGACGAAATGCTGAAACGCGAGCAAGGTAATTCCAAACCATACCTGGATGAACAATTTGTCGCGCAGTTTTATGACAGGTTTAGATCAAAAATAATTGAACTGCATCCGGAACTGAATGATACGAATCAGATATATATTAACAGGGTACTTTTTCATCATACTGATGAATCACAATCCGTGCAAGCTTCTATCGTTGATGCCACCCTGAAGTCTGAAGTGGATTCTAGTTTAAGGACATGGGCTGCTTTCGATTGCGATACTTCGGAATATGAATTTGAAATGTATGAAGCACTCACTAACAGAGTCTACGAGAAGATGACTGATAGTCAGTTTGCAGCGGATCTGAATGTCAAGTTGTCAAATTTTCGGTGTTTAATTTTGACGGCGGACCCGGGGATGGGTAAATCTGCACTTCTTCAGTACGTTGCCCTTGAGCATCAAAAACTCAAACCGGGCGCAGTTTTCTTATTTTACTTGAATAGACTACAAGACTCTGAGAGTAAGCCAGGATGTGCAAAAGTTTTGGGCAACCTCAGCTCTGCGTTGTCTAAAAAGAATTTGTTGTTTTTGGAAAAGGTTTTGCAAGGTACCGCTGATGATCACATTACAATGCTGTTTGATGGGTACGATGAAGTACGCGAGAAAAATAGGAAAAAGAtaaataaaatgttcaaaaaattgttgaaatcaAAACGTATACAACTTATTATAAGTGTCAGAAATTATAAAATACGAGCCATGCagcgattttttaagaaacataaGGTTAATGTTGGATTCTTTTCATTGGAGCCATTCAACAGTAAAAATATAACAGAATATCTGGCAAAATCTTGGATGCATAGCGAAAACTGCAACACTCCTAAATTTATTTCGTTTTCCAAATTTTTGGTTGAGAAATTTTATAGCTTATGCAGAGTTCCATTGATGGTGAAAATGATGGCAAAAATATACAAACAGCGATTTGAGCGATTCATCGAAACTAATATGGCCGATGAGAAAGCTGAGTTAAGCTGTTTAGAAAAAGAAATTCCAGACATTGTGCACATTTATGAAAAGTTCATAGAAAAATGTTTACAGGTAGCTGTAGATGATGCCCTCGATGGCATGGGGTCTGTCGATTCGAACAAACAAATTTTTGATGGGTTTTATCTCGATCACCAACTGCAGGCAATTGGTTTTCTTGATGTTTATGACCTTGAGTTTGTCTTCAAAAACCCAAAATACATGACAAAACGGGCTGAGTATTCCAATTGTCACCTAATCCAGTTTGAAAATtccattcttcggaaattcgttgaCGGTAAAGCTCTGTTCTCTCATCACTCGTATGCTGAGTATTTTGTTGCAACCTTTCTGTGGGGCGATTTCGTTTACTTGAAACACATTGTCAAACATGTTCTGCATTGCTCTACAGAGATAAGAAAGTTTTTtatcaaaataattgaaaataatttcaTCTTGTTCAaatcagaaattgctcaagaaatgtCTTTTGTATCAAAAGATGTAGTTTTCTGGGCTTGTGAATGTAATGCAGTGGAGTTGTTGAAATATTCGCTTTCAAAAAAGTTTTATCTTAAGCCAAAAAAGACCAAAATGCTCCACGTTGCCATCGAAAATGGCAGCGACAAAATATGTTCCTATTTATTCGACGAGCGTAAAGTGCACCCCGATATTAAGGATGATGATGGAAAAGCTTCTCTACATTTGGCCGTAATACACGGACACAGAAATTTAGTACAGTTACTGCTAAGGCGAGGAGTCGACATAAATGTTAGAAGCACAGATGGATGGTCAGCACTTCATTATGCAGTCCAGCATAAACGAGTTGCTATATCCAAATTATTGATCGATAAAGGCATTGATGTAAACGCCCGAGACAAACACAAATGGAATGCACTCCATATTGCCTGTGATAATGGTGATGCTGATTTGGCAAATATGTTGAAACAAAAAGGGGCACAGCTCGATGCTAAAACAATTGAAGACAAAACAGCCCTTGACTTAGCTGCGTTAAAGGGCTACACAGAAATTGTTAAAATTTTAATTGAAAATATGGAAAAGTGTAGTATGGTGTGCACTGCATATCAGATTGCTGCTCGCAGTGGCCACCACACTGTACTGAAAGCACTGGAAAGCAAATTTCCGAAACTTGCTGATGATGTGGATATTGTTGAAATGCCAATTCACATTGCAGCTCGGAAAGGTCTAttgaaaaaactggaaaaattgatAAACGGCGGTTCTAACGTAAATGCGTTGACTAAGGCAAAGCTCACACCTTTACACCTAAGTGCATCTGCAGGGCACCGATCGGCCATTAAACTGCTGCTTGATAAAGGTGCAAACATAAACGCTGTTAATGGAGATAATGTAACGCCGCTCTACTTGGCATGTCAAAATGGCCACAAAAACGTTGTGAAAATTTTGATTAGAAAAGGCGCCAACGTTAACATAACGACTCACGCTAAAAGGACAGCGCTTCATGCATGTGCTGCCAAAGGAAATCGCGCTATTGTAAAAATACTGCTTGATAAAGGTGTAAACGTAAACGCTGTTGACAAAAACAACGTCACGGCGCTTGGTCTggcatcccaaaatggccacaagAAAGTTGTAAAGACTTTGAAAAGACAACAACGTCGAAAAGACAAAACGTCAaagggacaaaaagtcaaaaggacaaaaagccggaaagtgaaaaaaatatttccacttTAG